One window of the Solanum stenotomum isolate F172 chromosome 11, ASM1918654v1, whole genome shotgun sequence genome contains the following:
- the LOC125844968 gene encoding DNA glycosylase/AP lyase ROS1-like isoform X1, producing the protein MNPARVFSTPQENGGVQNGDPRIPFSPQKPVLPLPDLVQAEMQRNQIEMTGWSDLLGMYGDFLLMPASETGVVQNPVTSVSWDKGSTGHWSDVAVCNRSSDIDINSCENVPDHSKPACTRVNSLEELIGMKNQSNMLSTHGRSNNSIHLSDIPILRNSYARVDSSYEQPRLKAAGQTLLNESQVFISPNQTFDCYNRHLPLDGMRSPYQVNRSLISPLASDAGTSPSTNSFFTFAPVTPEHNHFNDNQHFERQNVQIQERSSLEKDGQENVLGSMKSKDDHSDKLLQRVTDSVVVNSPLTEKVDNGNVGNVDIDLNKTPASKTPKRRKHRPKVVIEGETKRTPKRAAPGDGTPNENPSGKRKYVRRDGLKASTTEQTEVNDSAAQRNSTPNENPSGKRKYVRRKGPNASTIQQTEVVDKDKVPDAGETEKTCRKMLDFDLEDITKDESLPSTNIHHPEKHQQKKETFDLNLNSQDMELSLAIMEASAISAGQNQRKGEIAEKLLMEKPKDLASPLPSANQVTRNNQALNALARSLSMRTVTRYPNSIQLYEPRQLALGRMPLLLRDTASTDNDGRGSKRDQCPSSPFQPRTFSQMGSVCSEMLGNDNSRRNCSTSSGIPSPTAAAIHDSTKFLSSSLSINRYNRASEEGSRHCASPMVVKHNLQMQPNPSQMHSYAQPIPQHISQQTAVIHGSQVQATIRNWNHQYQLQSLAMVVQNIERRNSHNKMPAQQNMGKTSPNELTNYGELLPRENKNSRADQHHLTKARGLQETHRHAVSVDTGLQGTHRHAVSVDVITQQLERLVISNSKKNAAQVEQKALVPYKGSGTIIPYEGFDPIKRRKARPRVDLDPETNRLWNVLMGKEESAETMDKDNEKWWEDERKVVRGRVDSFVARMRLVQGDRRFSPWKGSVVDSVIGVFLTQNVSDHLSSSAFMCLAAKFPLPTSTKNTLSQDGCNIVVEEPEVEIIDPDGTTIYHKARLQHRMENHTHTSRAYLVSEHDKRVDEEVISLQNSPDSLILQANEELRSSSGSDLESEDRPSSPNLNKDRTQASHSPPTKWAAAFQEYQSHFMRNRLSEKLPVFGNQKIETVADIGHNENLDAEAYLHGYPINPHVQVQEIPIRSASNSWLNMTPEFGKHETACHEKEIDMSKSMKQVAGSSSPLIAQRTTLPFIHAPRMGEMGGVKMQPHKVDNQHSVSSHQNEMAMASQLESACIRQSVNHSEAVAKGQEEGQAYPSSKQPSITGTSISKTRKRRVEEGDKKAFDWDSLRKEVQSKSGKKERSKDAMDSLNYEAVRSAPVKEISDAIKERGMNNMLAERIKDFLDRLVRDHGSIDLEWLRDVAPDRVKEYLLSIRGLGLKSVECVRLLTLHNLAFPVDTNVGRIAVRLGWVPLQPLPESLQLHLLELYPILESIQKYLWPRLCKLDQRTLYELHYHMITFGKVFCTKSKPNCNACPLRAECRHFASAYASARLALPGPEEKSIVSSAVPIPSEGNAAAVFKPMLLPPAAEVRMGYPYAPVEAGDLPSFLERSMPIPQEMTNLLNREATLITNNCEPIIEEPKTPEPLPELLESDIEDGFFEDPDEIPLIELNMKEFTTNLETILQEHNKEGDVSKALVALNPDAASIPTPKLKNVGRLRTEHQVYELPDSHELLEKLDKREPDDPSPYLLAIWTPGETVNSIQPPETKCDHSGSGNLCNETTCYSCNGIREANSQTVRGTLLIPCRTAMRGSFPLNGTYFQVNEVFSDHKSSLDPIHVPRKLLWSLSRRTVYFGTSVSTIFKGLSTEQIQYCFWRGFVCVRGFDREMRAPRPLIARLHFPASKMVKNRSDDKKKEGTAAEKVAGYNSPKSVHTK; encoded by the exons ATGAATCCGGCGAGAGTATTTTCAACTCCCCAAGAGAATGGAGGTGTCCAAAATGGGGATCCTCGGATTCCTTTTAGTCCTCAAAAGCCTGTTTTGCCATTACCAGATCTTGTTCAAGCTGAAATGCAACGGAATCAGATTGAGATGACAGGATGGTCAGACCTGCTCGGGATGTATGGTGACTTTTTACTAATGCCAGCTTCTGAAACTGGAGTAGTTCAGAATCCTGTCACGTCTGTGAGTTGGGATAAAGGGTCTACTGGTCACTGGTCTGATGTAGCAGTCTGTAACAGAAGCTCCGATATAGATATCAATAGCTGCGAAAATGTACCAGATCACAGTAAGCCTGCTTGCACAAGGGTGAATTCTTTAGAAGAACTTATTGGTATGAAGAACCAGTCAAATATGCTTTCCACCCATGGAAGATCAAACAACAGCATACATCTCAGTGATATACCGATTCTTCGGAACTCATATGCTCGAGTTGACAGCAGCTATGAGCAGCCGCGACTCAAAGCTGCAGGTCAAACATTGCTCAATGAGAGTCAAGTGTTTATAAGTCCAAACCAGACGTTTGATTGTTACAACCGGCACCTACCACTTG ATGGTATGCGAAGCCCTTATCAGGTCAATAGATCCTTGATTTCACCACTGGCATCAGATGCTGGTACAAGTCCAAGCACAAATAGTTTCTTCACATTTGCACCAGTAACACCAGAACATAACCACTTCAATGACAACCAGCATTTTGAGAGACAAAATGTCCAGATACAAGAAAGGTCTAGCCTTGAGAAAGATGGGCAGGAGAATGTTCTTGGGTCTATGAAATCCAAAGATGACCACTCTGATAAACTGTTACAGAGAGTCACAGATTCAGTGGTTGTCAATTCACCATTGACTGAAAAGGTTGATAATGGCAATGTAGGTAATGTGGACATTGACCTAAACAAGACACCAGCATCGAAAACTCCCAAAAGGCGAAAACACCGGCCGAAGGTAGTAATAGAAGGGGAAACCAAAAGAACTCCGAAGCGTGCTGCTCCGGGAGATGGTACTCCAAATGAGAATCCATCAGGAAAAAGGAAGTATGTCCGCAGAGACGGCCTCAAAGCTTCAACAACTGAACAAACCGAAGTTAATGATTCCGCTGCCCAAAGAAATAGCACTCCAAATGAGAACCCATCAGGAAAAAGGAAGTATGTCCGCAGAAAGGGCCCCAATGCTTCAACAATTCAACAAACCGAAGTTGTTGACAAGGACAAAGTTCCTGATGCTGGAGAGACAGAAAAAACATGTCGGAAAATGCTAGATTTTGACTTGGAAGACATAACAAAAGATGAAAGCCTGCCAAGTACCAATATCCACCACCCAGAAAAACatcaacaaaagaaagaaactttCGATTTGAACTTGAATTCCCAAGACATGGAGTTGTCATTGGCTATCATGGAGGCGTCTGCAATATCAGCTGGGCAGAACCAGAGGAAAGGAGAAATTGCAGAGAAACTGCTAATGGAAAAGCCAAAAGATTTGGCATCGCCACTTCCATCAGCAAATCAAGTTACAAGAAATAACCAGGCACTGAATGCTCTTGCAAGAAGTCTAAGTATGCGAACTGTCACTAGGTATCCAAACAGCATTCAGCTGTATGAACCAAGACAGCTAGCACTGGGTAGGATGCCTCTACTTCTGAGAGACACAGCATCCACAGACAACGACGGAAGAGGATCCAAGAGGGATCAGTGCCCCAGTTCCCCATTTCAACCAAGAACTTTCAGCCAGATGGGATCTGTGTGCTCGGAAATGTTGGGGAATGACAACAGCAGAAGAAACTGCAGCACTTCATCTGGTATTCCTTCCCCTACTGCAGCTGCAATTCATGACTCAACAAAGTTCTTGTCAAGCAGCTTGAGCATAAACAGATATAACAGAGCCAGCGAGGAGGGTAGTAGGCATTGTGCTAGTCCCATGGTTGTTAAACATAATTTGCAAATGCAACCAAACCCATCTCAGATGCATTCTTATGCACAGCCAATACCACAGCACATATCCCAACAGACGGCTGTTATCCATGGATCCCAAGTACAGGCCACCATCAGAAATTGGAATCATCAGTATCAACTCCAAAGTCTTGCCATGGTGGTACAAAACATTGAGAGAAGAAATTCTCACAACAAGATGCCAGCACAGCAGAACATGGGGAAGACATCGCCCAATGAACTAACCAATTATGGGGAGCTGCTTCCAAGAGAGAACAAGAATTCACGAGCTGACCAACATCACCTGACAAAAGCTAGAG GCTTACAAGAAACACACAGACATGCAGTGTCAGTCGACACAGGCTTACAAGGAACACACAGACATGCAGTATCAGTTGATGTAATCACACAGCAATTGGAACGCCTTGTTATCAGTAATAGCAAGAAAAATGCTGCTCAAGTGGAGCAAAAGGCCCTTGTTCCATACAAGGGCAGTGGCACAATTATCCCTTATGAGGGATTTGATCCTATCAAAAGACGTAAAGCACGGCCCAGAGTGGACCTTGACCCAGAGACCAACAGACTATGGAACGTCTTAATGGGGAAGGAAGAAAGTGCAGAGACAATGGACAAGGACAATGAAAAATGGTGGGAAGATGAAAGGAAAGTTGTCCGTGGACGGGTAGACTCTTTTGTCGCACGAATGCGCCTTGTTCAAG GTGATAGGAGGTTCTCGCCTTGGAAGGGATCTGTAGTCGACTCAGTAATAGGAGTATTCCTCACACAGAATGTTTCAGATCATCTCTCAAG CTCTGCTTTCATGTGCCTTGCAGCCAAGTTCCCCTTGCCAACAAGCACCAAGAATACCCTCTCCCAAGATGGATGTAACATAGTAGTGGAGGAACCAGAAGTCGAAATAATAGATCCAGATGGGACTACCATATATCATAAAGCTAGACTACAGCACAGAATGGAAAACCACACTCATACATCTAGAGCTTACTTAGTAAGTGAGCATGACAAGAGAGTTGACGAGGAAGTCATTTCATTACAAAACTCTCCTGACTCTCTCATTCTTCAAGCCAATGAAGAACTCAGGTCAAGCTCCGGATCCgacttagaaagtgaagacagaccaagttcacccaacttgaACAAAGACAGAACTCAAGCAAGCCATTCTCCACCAACAAAGTGGGCTGCTGCATTCCAGGAATATCAGAGTCACTTTATGAGGAATAGGCTTTCAGAAAAGTTGCCCGTCTTTGGGAATCAGAAGATAGAAACTGTAGCAGATATCGGGCATAATGAAAATCTTGATGCAGAGGCATATTTACATGGCTATCCAATCAATCCGCATGTTCAGGTCCAAGAGATACCAATAAGATCTGCCAGTAATTCATGGTTGAACATGACACCAGAATTTGGTAAACATGAAACAGCATGCCATGAGAAAGAAATCGACATGAGCAAAAGCATGAAACAAGTAGCAGGAAGTTCAAGTCCTTTAATAGCTCAGCGAACCACACTTCCCTTTATTCATGCACCAAGGATGGGAGAGATGGGAGGTGTGAAAATGCAACCTCACAAGGTAGATAATCAACATTCTGTAAGTTCCCATCAAAATGAGATGGCAATGGCCTCACAACTAGAAAGCGCTTGCATCCGACAATCAGTAAACCATTCAGAAGCCGTTGCTAAAGGACAAGAAG AAGGTCAAGCTTATCCTTCAAGCAAGCAACCCAGTATAACAGGCACCAGCATCTCAAagacaagaaaaagaagagttgAGGAAGGAGATAAGAAAGCTTTTGATTGGGATAGCTTGAGAAAGGAAGTCCAATCAAAGAGtgggaaaaaagaaagaagcaaGGATGCAATGGACTCATTGAACTACGAAGCAGTCAGAAGTGCACCAGTTAAAGAAATTTCTGATGCTATTAAGGAACGAGGGATGAACAACATGCTGGCAGAGCGAATTAAG GACTTCCTCGATAGACTGGTAAGGGATCATGGAAGTATTGACCTAGAATGGTTGAGAGATGTGGCCCCAGACAGAGTGAA AGAGTATCTTTTGAGTATTCGTGGACTGGGTCTGAAAAGTGTAGAATGTGTGCGGCTATTAACACTTCATAACCTTGCTTTTCCA GTTGACACAAATGTTGGACGAATAGCTGTGCGATTAGGATGGGTTCCTCTCCAACCACTTCCTGAGTCACTGCAGTTGCATCTTCTTGAACT GTATCCAATTCTGGAGTCAATTCAGAAGTATCTCTGGCCACGACTCTGCAAGCTCGATCAGAGAACACT GTATGAGTTGCACTACCACATGATTACCTTTGGAAAG GTTTTCTGCACCAAAAGTAAACCTAACTGTAATGCATGCCCACTGAGAGCTGAGTGCAGACACTTTGCTAGTGCTTACGCAAG TGCAAGACTTGCTCTTCCTGGCCCAGAGGAGAAGAGTATAGTGAGTTCAGCAGTTCCGATCCCTAGCGAGGGAAATGCAGCTGCTGTGTTCAAGCCCATGCTATTACCCCCAGCAGCTGAAGTAAGAATGGGGTACCCATATGCTCCAGTTGAAGCTGGTGACCTACCTTCTTTCCTAGAAAGGTCAATGCCAATACCTCAAGAGATGACCAACTTATTAAATAGAGAAGCAACACTCATTACCAACAACTGTGAACCTATTATTGAGGAACCAAAAACCCCAGAACCATTGCCAGAACTATTAGAAAGCGATATTGAAGATGGGTTTTTTGAAGATCCTGATGAAATTCCATTGATTGAACTCAACATGAAAGAGTTCACGACCAATTTGGAGACTATTTTACAAGAGCATAATAAAGAAGGCGACGTATCCAAAGCTCTGGTGGCCTTGAATCCAGATGCAGCTTCAATTCCTACTCCCAAGCTGAAAAATGTCGGCCGCCTACGGACAGAGCATCAAGT CTATGAACTCCCAGATTCCCATGAATTGTTGGAAAAG TTGGATAAAAGAGAACCCGATGATCCAAGTCCGTACCTTCTGGCAATATGGACACCAG GTGAGACTGTAAATTCAATTCAACCTCCTGAAACAAAGTGTGATCATAGTGGATCAGGAAACCTGTGCAATGAGACGACATGCTATTCGTGCAATGGCATAAGAGAGGCAAACTCACAAACCGTAAGAGGCACACTACTG ATACCATGCCGTACAGCAATGAGAGGGAGCTTCCCACTCAACGGAACATACTTCCAGGTTAATGAG GTATTCTCGGATCATAAATCCAGTCTTGATCCAATTCATGTTCCGAGAAAATTGCTATGGTCCCTGTCAAGAAGGACCGTGTACTTTGGGACCTCTGTCTCAACAATTTTTAAAG GCTTGTCAACAGAACAAATTCAGTACTGCTTCTGGAGAG GATTTGTCTGTGTAAGGGGATTTGATCGAGAGATGAGAGCCCCACGACCTCTCATTGCTAGACTGCACTTCCCTGCTAGTAAGATGGTCAAAAATAGAAGTGATGACAAAAAAAAGGAGGGAACAGCTGCAGAGAAGGTTGCTGGTTACAACTCACCAAAATCTGTCCATACAAAGTAG